One window from the genome of Gemmatimonadales bacterium encodes:
- a CDS encoding GWxTD domain-containing protein — protein sequence MIGRYRAESLLTRAGALDPSNPEPFYYLGKVGLALRGDDGEMISRPALVHVLELDPHYRDAWALWTTLYRGDAERRAAVTALARHAGDGVADLWRAGLLVELRRYDEAVSLLAEAIGAAPRDPAPRGLLARLLFEQRRDDEGARAYDSALRVADRDTGGVLWRQVRSIATPAERGAYGLAAPEEREALLRLFWARREPDLRTPLNERIGEHFRRMMEARRAFALLHPNSRFHHSRSWRTLAGGLGAPPGADLEAISRGVAEGRATRVTDAPVAAGLGGRLDGDSEETANLEDYLDDRGRIFVRYGTPGERLVWGLDTETWRYYLPDGMLQVTFARRTGGFGFSGDQVVTPVVAGELESARRLLATDRPDLDARLSFVFWPAAFRHGVDGVSELVLFPSGVDATAVLLDGGGREVARDTATGRALHLVAPPGRYVLALDAERDERIGRFRGAVQLPRFGADSLAVSSLLIAAGAVPPERGALERAAPAGLRLRADTPMRFYAEVYGLGGADGMSRYQATYRFEREGGGFLGLRGRERITSVSLTREQPADMTIMESLVIDPGRLPRGHYRMHLEILDAVRGTRAASASLEFDLR from the coding sequence GTGATAGGCCGATACCGCGCCGAGTCTCTCCTCACCCGTGCGGGCGCGCTCGACCCCTCCAACCCCGAGCCGTTCTACTACTTGGGCAAGGTCGGCCTGGCACTCCGGGGGGACGACGGTGAGATGATCTCGCGGCCCGCCCTGGTGCACGTGCTGGAACTCGACCCGCACTACCGTGACGCGTGGGCGCTCTGGACGACGCTCTATCGCGGTGACGCCGAGCGGCGAGCCGCGGTGACCGCATTGGCGCGGCATGCGGGTGACGGGGTCGCGGACTTGTGGCGAGCCGGGCTCCTGGTGGAGCTCCGGCGCTACGACGAGGCCGTGTCGCTGTTGGCCGAGGCGATCGGTGCCGCGCCGCGCGATCCGGCCCCGCGCGGGCTCCTCGCCCGGCTACTCTTCGAGCAGCGGAGAGATGACGAGGGTGCGCGGGCGTACGATTCGGCGTTGCGCGTAGCGGACCGTGATACGGGCGGCGTGCTGTGGCGCCAGGTGCGCAGCATCGCTACGCCCGCCGAGCGCGGGGCGTACGGACTCGCCGCCCCCGAGGAGCGCGAAGCGCTGCTGCGGCTGTTCTGGGCGCGGCGCGAGCCGGATCTGAGGACGCCGCTCAACGAGCGGATCGGAGAGCACTTCCGGCGGATGATGGAGGCCCGGCGGGCCTTTGCCCTTCTCCATCCCAATTCCCGCTTCCACCACTCGCGCTCGTGGCGCACCCTCGCCGGAGGTCTCGGTGCGCCGCCCGGCGCGGACCTCGAGGCGATCTCGCGCGGCGTCGCGGAAGGGCGGGCGACGAGAGTCACGGACGCGCCGGTCGCCGCCGGCCTCGGAGGCCGTCTCGACGGAGACAGCGAGGAGACGGCGAACCTGGAGGACTACCTCGACGACCGCGGCCGCATCTTCGTTCGCTACGGCACCCCGGGAGAGCGCCTGGTCTGGGGGCTCGACACTGAGACGTGGCGTTACTACCTGCCCGATGGAATGTTGCAGGTAACCTTCGCCCGCCGCACCGGGGGATTCGGCTTCTCCGGCGACCAGGTCGTGACCCCGGTCGTCGCGGGCGAACTCGAGTCGGCGCGCCGCCTGCTCGCCACGGACCGGCCGGACCTCGACGCTCGGCTCAGTTTCGTCTTCTGGCCAGCCGCGTTCCGGCACGGGGTGGACGGCGTCTCGGAGTTGGTGCTTTTCCCCTCCGGCGTCGATGCGACCGCCGTGCTGCTCGACGGCGGTGGACGCGAGGTGGCGCGCGATACGGCGACGGGACGGGCGCTGCACCTGGTCGCGCCGCCCGGGCGCTACGTGCTCGCCCTCGACGCGGAGCGCGACGAGCGCATAGGCCGGTTCCGCGGCGCCGTCCAGCTCCCGAGATTCGGGGCGGACTCGCTCGCCGTCTCGAGCCTGCTGATCGCTGCCGGTGCGGTCCCTCCGGAACGCGGCGCGCTCGAGCGCGCCGCGCCCGCCGGCCTGCGCCTCCGGGCCGATACTCCCATGCGCTTCTACGCCGAGGTGTACGGGCTCGGCGGCGCGGACGGCATGTCCCGCTACCAGGCGACGTATCGCTTCGAGCGGGAGGGCGGCGGGTTCCTCGGTCTGCGCGGTCGCGAGCGGATCACGAGCGTGAGTCTAACGCGCGAGCAGCCCGCTGACATGACTATCATGGAATCGCTCGTCATCGACCCGGGCCGGCTGCCGCGCGGGCACTACCGGATGCACCTGGAGATTCTCGATGCGGTGCGCGGTACGCGCGCGGCGAGTGCATCGCTGGAATTCGACCTTCGGTAG
- a CDS encoding rhomboid family intramembrane serine protease — MSYDGSPFALTPWVRRLLIATGTVYLLQLTVFTDPWLTETFGFEPSLALRQPWALLTYAFLHGSFLHLLANSIGLFMFGPPVEGRFGSRTFIRLWLFSVLGGALLSLALVPFGGNGIIIGASAGLYGVMLAFVLEWPDAPVLIFPFPVPVKAKWLVLFFAVFSLWAGVMGVQDGTAHFAHLGGFAAAFLYLRAGTLLSRSRTSAVAEHAPAVLVRPPSADAARRSEPFGPTRRRGQDDSVLAEVDRVLDKISAGGLENLTPDERRFLDEMSKRFQQDH, encoded by the coding sequence ATGAGCTACGACGGATCTCCATTCGCATTGACGCCGTGGGTGCGTCGCCTGCTGATCGCGACAGGCACGGTCTACCTGTTGCAGTTGACGGTGTTCACTGACCCGTGGCTGACCGAGACTTTCGGGTTCGAGCCGTCGCTGGCGCTGCGCCAGCCGTGGGCACTCCTGACCTACGCGTTCCTCCACGGCTCGTTCCTCCATCTCCTGGCCAACTCGATCGGGCTCTTCATGTTCGGCCCGCCGGTCGAGGGTCGTTTCGGGTCCCGCACGTTCATCCGTCTCTGGCTGTTCTCCGTTCTGGGGGGCGCGCTACTCAGCCTGGCGCTCGTGCCCTTCGGCGGGAACGGGATCATCATCGGCGCTTCGGCCGGGCTGTACGGCGTGATGCTCGCATTCGTGCTCGAGTGGCCTGACGCCCCGGTGCTGATCTTCCCGTTCCCTGTCCCCGTCAAGGCGAAGTGGCTCGTGTTGTTCTTCGCGGTCTTCTCCCTCTGGGCGGGTGTCATGGGCGTGCAGGACGGCACCGCGCACTTCGCGCACCTGGGAGGGTTCGCGGCGGCCTTCCTCTACTTGCGCGCCGGTACCCTGCTGAGCCGCTCCCGCACCAGCGCCGTGGCCGAGCACGCGCCCGCCGTCCTCGTGCGGCCGCCATCGGCGGACGCCGCCCGCCGGTCCGAACCGTTCGGGCCGACCCGCCGCCGCGGCCAGGACGACTCCGTGCTCGCCGAAGTGGACCGGGTGCTGGACAAGATCTCGGCGGGCGGACTCGAGAACCTGACGCCGGATGAGCGGCGCTTCCTCGACGAGATGAGCAAGAGGTTCCAGCAGGACCACTGA
- a CDS encoding energy transducer TonB, whose protein sequence is MKRARRRAGALSVLLVCACSGRRETPEERPPEGQNDVPVAVNGESPFQYPSNLYDEGVEGEVRLRLFVDALGHVHPESTRVAESSGTPALDSAAIAGAALLRFAPAHRNGAPVGVAFFQPVIFRRRATSGAAPLQ, encoded by the coding sequence ATGAAGCGGGCGCGCCGGCGCGCCGGCGCGTTGAGCGTGCTCCTCGTTTGCGCCTGCTCGGGCCGGCGCGAAACGCCCGAAGAGCGCCCGCCGGAAGGCCAGAACGACGTGCCGGTCGCGGTCAACGGCGAGTCGCCGTTCCAGTACCCATCGAACCTGTACGACGAGGGCGTGGAGGGCGAGGTACGCCTCCGGCTTTTCGTGGACGCACTCGGTCACGTGCACCCCGAATCGACAAGGGTGGCCGAGTCGTCGGGGACGCCGGCGCTCGATTCGGCCGCGATCGCCGGAGCCGCGCTGCTGCGGTTCGCTCCCGCGCACCGGAACGGCGCGCCGGTCGGCGTAGCTTTCTTTCAACCGGTGATCTTCCGGCGCCGCGCCACTTCGGGCGCGGCACCCCTACAGTGA
- the mutS gene encoding DNA mismatch repair protein MutS, producing MTLPGIDLSTPLMQQYREIKARHRDAILFFRMGDFYEMFEEDAEVGARTLGLTLTSRNNGAAAETPLAGVPVKAAATYIKRLVERGFRVAICEQVEDPKAAKGIVKRQVVEVVTPGAVMADDLLDQRRNTFIVAIGVSGEHAGLAAIDLSTGEFLLERARHADLEAVLERYRPSEVLVPEGAAALAPAATLVTRRDGWEFDPVLAGEELCRRYHIATLGGLGLGADDAPAIGAAGALLRYLADLQPSGLPQLRRPVAKRVDEILYLDAMTRRNLELVEPLRQDRDATLLCALDRTVTPMGARLLRQWLVAPLTGIEAIGRRHAAVEALVADESRRAALRDALDGVRDVERLGAKAAARRATPRDLGGMRDSLERLPRVGSLLDGLYGLGDGFDDLHDLAVLLRGALADRPPAALGDGDTLRPGSDAALDELRGLRDGGRSYIAGLQGRERTRTGIGSLKVGFNKVFGYFIEITKANKDLVPADYERRQTLTGAERYVTPELKSYEEKVLGAEEEIARLEERLFGELRDRIGEQIARLQETASRVAAADVLATFADVAVRERYVRPALTAEFALDLKENRHPVVERMMPRESFIPNDVRLDAERQIMIVTGPNMAGKSTVLRQVGLAVVMAQAGCFVPARAATIGVVDRLFTRVGASDDLARGQSTFMVEMSETAAILHTATRRSLVLLDEIGRGTSTYDGVAIAWSVAEHLHEQVGCKTIFATHYHELTQLADRFARVVNVNVAVHESGEEVVFLHRLKPGGADRSYGIHVARLAGLPDTVIARARQVLGTLEAGHRVTAAPEPRDQLALFTPSEDPLVSELKALDVDGLTPREALARLADLQARARGNAPERGP from the coding sequence GTGACGCTCCCCGGGATCGACCTCAGCACTCCTCTCATGCAGCAGTACCGGGAGATCAAGGCGAGGCACCGCGACGCCATCCTCTTTTTCCGGATGGGCGACTTCTACGAGATGTTCGAGGAGGACGCGGAGGTCGGGGCCCGCACGCTCGGCCTCACGCTCACGAGCCGGAACAACGGGGCGGCAGCGGAGACGCCGCTTGCGGGCGTGCCGGTGAAGGCCGCCGCCACCTACATCAAGCGCCTGGTGGAACGCGGCTTCCGGGTGGCCATCTGCGAGCAGGTGGAGGACCCGAAGGCGGCGAAGGGCATCGTGAAGCGCCAGGTCGTCGAGGTGGTCACGCCCGGCGCGGTGATGGCGGACGACCTGCTGGACCAGCGGCGCAATACGTTCATCGTCGCGATCGGCGTTTCCGGTGAGCACGCCGGGCTCGCCGCCATCGATCTCTCGACCGGCGAGTTCCTCCTCGAACGCGCGCGGCATGCGGACCTCGAGGCCGTGCTGGAGCGATACCGGCCTTCCGAGGTGCTGGTCCCCGAAGGGGCCGCCGCGCTCGCGCCGGCAGCCACGCTGGTGACGCGTCGCGACGGGTGGGAATTCGATCCGGTGCTCGCGGGCGAAGAACTGTGCCGCCGGTACCACATCGCAACGCTCGGCGGACTCGGCCTCGGGGCGGACGATGCGCCGGCCATCGGGGCGGCGGGCGCACTCCTACGCTACCTCGCTGATCTCCAGCCGTCGGGCCTCCCGCAACTCAGGCGGCCGGTCGCGAAGCGGGTGGACGAGATCCTCTACCTCGATGCGATGACGCGGCGGAACCTGGAGCTGGTGGAACCGCTGCGGCAGGACCGGGACGCCACCCTCCTCTGCGCGCTGGACCGTACCGTCACACCGATGGGGGCGCGCCTGCTGCGCCAATGGCTCGTGGCGCCCTTGACCGGTATCGAGGCGATCGGGCGCCGCCATGCCGCGGTCGAGGCGCTGGTGGCCGACGAAAGCCGGCGCGCGGCCCTGCGCGACGCGCTGGACGGGGTGCGCGACGTCGAGCGACTCGGCGCGAAGGCCGCGGCACGGCGCGCCACCCCGCGCGACCTGGGAGGGATGCGGGACTCGCTCGAGCGGCTCCCCAGGGTGGGCTCGTTGCTGGACGGCCTTTACGGTCTGGGCGACGGCTTCGACGACCTCCACGATCTCGCGGTGCTACTCCGCGGCGCCCTGGCGGACCGCCCGCCCGCGGCGCTGGGCGACGGCGACACCCTTCGTCCCGGCTCCGACGCCGCGCTCGACGAGCTGCGCGGGCTGCGCGACGGCGGCAGGAGCTACATCGCCGGGCTCCAGGGGCGCGAGCGGACGCGCACCGGCATCGGGTCGCTCAAGGTGGGATTCAACAAGGTCTTCGGCTACTTCATCGAGATCACCAAGGCCAACAAGGACCTGGTTCCGGCGGACTACGAGCGCCGCCAGACGTTGACGGGCGCGGAGCGCTACGTCACTCCCGAGCTGAAGTCGTACGAGGAGAAGGTGCTCGGCGCGGAGGAGGAGATCGCGCGGCTGGAGGAGCGGCTCTTTGGCGAGCTGCGGGATCGGATCGGCGAGCAGATTGCGCGCCTCCAGGAGACGGCGTCCCGGGTGGCCGCCGCGGACGTGCTCGCCACTTTCGCGGATGTCGCGGTGCGGGAGCGCTATGTGCGCCCTGCGCTCACCGCCGAGTTCGCGCTCGACCTCAAGGAGAACCGGCACCCGGTCGTCGAGCGGATGATGCCGCGCGAGTCGTTCATCCCGAACGATGTGAGGCTCGACGCCGAGCGCCAGATCATGATCGTGACGGGCCCCAACATGGCAGGCAAGAGCACGGTGCTGCGTCAGGTGGGCCTCGCGGTCGTGATGGCGCAGGCCGGCTGCTTCGTCCCAGCCCGCGCGGCGACGATCGGCGTGGTGGACCGGCTCTTCACGCGGGTGGGGGCGAGCGACGACCTGGCGCGCGGGCAGAGCACCTTCATGGTCGAGATGAGCGAAACGGCGGCGATCCTGCACACCGCGACGCGGCGGAGCCTCGTGCTGCTGGACGAGATCGGCCGCGGCACGTCGACCTACGACGGGGTCGCGATCGCCTGGTCGGTGGCCGAACACCTGCACGAGCAGGTGGGCTGCAAGACGATCTTCGCCACGCACTATCACGAGCTGACCCAGCTGGCCGACCGATTCGCGCGGGTAGTGAACGTCAACGTCGCGGTGCACGAGTCTGGTGAAGAAGTCGTCTTCCTCCATCGCCTGAAGCCGGGCGGCGCCGACCGGTCGTACGGCATCCACGTGGCGCGTCTCGCCGGCCTGCCCGACACCGTGATCGCGCGCGCCCGGCAGGTGCTCGGCACGCTCGAGGCCGGGCACCGGGTGACGGCCGCGCCGGAGCCGCGCGATCAACTCGCCCTGTTCACGCCCTCGGAGGACCCGCTGGTCTCCGAGCTCAAGGCACTCGACGTGGACGGCCTCACTCCGCGTGAGGCTCTGGCGCGCCTCGCCGACCTTCAGGCCCGCGCGCGCGGCAACGCGCCGGAGCGCGGCCCATGA
- a CDS encoding SPOR domain-containing protein has product MPARLCAQDDPAIRSAVQLATEGRGDSARRMVESVLAGARPGDSGFVEALYWRGRLATWGDSAERDLRRVALEFSTSRWADDALLQLTQLAMVAGNPASARALAERIRSDYPGSDLRARAAFWAGRAALEMDDVPGGCAELDSARTEAPDDIEFQNQLRYHRTRCPAARPAAPDPPSAPPVPVTAASLQPDPATPAPAASFLVQVAASRSDGEIRRFVDLVTRGGFPARVVPGPGGYRRVRIGPFSTLREAEAAAREAKRMVGGEPYVVREP; this is encoded by the coding sequence GTGCCCGCTCGCCTATGCGCGCAGGACGACCCCGCCATCCGCTCCGCCGTCCAGCTCGCCACGGAAGGCCGGGGCGACTCGGCACGACGCATGGTGGAGTCCGTGCTGGCCGGCGCGCGGCCCGGCGACTCCGGGTTCGTCGAGGCGCTCTACTGGCGCGGGCGGCTCGCCACCTGGGGTGACAGCGCCGAACGCGACTTGAGGCGTGTCGCGCTCGAGTTCTCGACGTCCCGCTGGGCCGACGACGCGCTGCTCCAGTTGACGCAGCTCGCGATGGTGGCCGGCAACCCCGCCTCCGCCCGCGCGCTCGCCGAACGGATCCGCAGCGACTATCCCGGCAGCGACCTCCGCGCGCGCGCCGCGTTCTGGGCGGGCCGTGCGGCCCTCGAGATGGACGATGTCCCGGGAGGGTGCGCGGAGCTCGACTCGGCCCGCACCGAGGCACCGGACGACATCGAATTCCAGAACCAACTGCGTTACCATAGGACCCGCTGCCCGGCCGCCCGGCCGGCGGCTCCCGACCCCCCGAGCGCGCCGCCCGTTCCGGTGACCGCGGCTTCGCTTCAGCCTGACCCAGCGACGCCGGCCCCCGCCGCGAGCTTCCTGGTCCAAGTCGCGGCCTCACGCTCGGACGGCGAGATTCGGCGCTTCGTCGACCTGGTGACCCGGGGCGGCTTTCCCGCGCGCGTCGTACCGGGCCCCGGCGGGTACCGCCGGGTGCGCATCGGCCCTTTCTCGACGTTGCGAGAGGCTGAGGCGGCGGCCCGCGAGGCGAAGCGCATGGTGGGCGGCGAGCCGTACGTGGTCCGCGAGCCGTGA
- a CDS encoding D-alanine--D-alanine ligase, with translation MRITVLTGGTSSERDVALASGLQIAAALRTRGHEVSMVDLATGFVSPEHEAALLPGGVGREPPPLARLKELERGMLSAGLGEVPGVREADVIFLALHGGQGEDGTVQAVLDVIGVPYTGSGHLSSGLAMDKDLTKRVLRDSGVKVADWLMAPVTAGSVQRAIGFPCVVKPSREGSSVGLALVRRPEDLAPAIELASLYDREVMVECFIPGRELTVGIVGDHPLPVGEIVPKHELFDYECKYTPGMAEEIFPAPIDAALAAETQEAALRAHRALKLGGYSRIDFRLGANGDIFCLEANTLPGMTANSLIPKAARAAGMSFPDLCEAICRLALGARGTKP, from the coding sequence GTGAGGATCACGGTCCTCACCGGAGGTACTTCGAGCGAGCGCGACGTGGCACTCGCGTCGGGACTCCAGATCGCTGCGGCGTTGCGCACCCGCGGGCACGAGGTCAGCATGGTGGACCTCGCTACCGGTTTCGTCTCGCCCGAGCACGAGGCCGCGCTGCTTCCCGGCGGCGTGGGCCGCGAGCCGCCGCCGCTCGCCCGGCTCAAGGAACTGGAGCGCGGCATGCTCTCGGCCGGCCTGGGAGAGGTGCCTGGGGTGCGGGAGGCGGATGTGATCTTCCTCGCGCTGCACGGGGGCCAGGGCGAAGACGGCACGGTGCAGGCGGTGCTCGACGTGATCGGGGTCCCGTACACGGGTAGCGGGCACCTCTCCTCCGGACTCGCGATGGACAAGGACCTCACCAAGCGGGTACTGCGCGACAGCGGCGTGAAGGTCGCGGACTGGCTGATGGCGCCCGTCACCGCGGGCTCCGTACAGCGTGCGATCGGCTTCCCCTGCGTGGTCAAGCCGTCCCGGGAAGGCTCGTCGGTCGGGCTCGCGCTGGTGCGCCGGCCGGAGGACCTCGCGCCGGCGATCGAGCTGGCCTCGCTGTACGACCGCGAAGTCATGGTCGAATGCTTCATTCCGGGTCGAGAGCTGACCGTCGGGATCGTCGGGGACCACCCGCTGCCCGTGGGCGAGATCGTTCCGAAGCACGAGCTGTTCGACTATGAGTGCAAGTACACCCCGGGGATGGCTGAGGAGATCTTCCCCGCGCCGATCGACGCCGCGCTAGCCGCCGAGACCCAGGAGGCCGCGTTGCGAGCCCATCGCGCGCTCAAGCTCGGCGGGTACAGCCGGATCGACTTCCGCCTCGGGGCGAACGGTGACATCTTTTGTCTCGAAGCCAACACCCTCCCTGGGATGACCGCGAACAGCCTCATTCCCAAGGCCGCGCGGGCGGCGGGAATGAGCTTTCCCGACCTGTGCGAGGCGATCTGCCGCCTCGCGCTCGGTGCCCGAGGAACAAAGCCGTGA
- the yidD gene encoding membrane protein insertion efficiency factor YidD, with protein sequence MSIVARFCVLMIRGYQVTFAPFLPSACRYTPSCSHYALQAIERYGALRGSWMGARRILRCHPFHAGGYDPVP encoded by the coding sequence GTGTCCATCGTCGCGCGATTCTGCGTCCTCATGATCCGCGGGTACCAGGTGACGTTCGCGCCGTTCCTCCCGTCGGCGTGCCGGTACACACCCTCGTGCTCGCACTATGCCCTGCAGGCGATCGAGCGGTATGGTGCGCTCAGAGGGAGCTGGATGGGCGCGCGTCGCATCCTTCGCTGTCACCCCTTTCATGCCGGCGGCTATGACCCGGTTCCCTGA
- a CDS encoding YidC/Oxa1 family insertase periplasmic-domain containing protein: MERRLLLAILLMVIVAVVPSLFMKPAPRRPAPGAAVETPSAAARQDAALSPAPGAPARSAPAEPTMARAEPALVIDTASLASPRSVYRVTSLGGAIDRAEFPGYRSFRGGRRGEVVNLVRPADRVLLHRLVVGSDTVRMDSAMFALTKVGDRLSLAGSAGPLTLALEYAGGAGRDYLITVTGEVGGLEGRGAVLLIGLGAGFPNLEGDSVDNYRHYGVAVRRTSVENHPFRSLKPDTATVVDGPFDWVAVKSKYFMGALLSRDSTHPAFGGALLTGGLRVGKFSTTAHTWVTMPVGPDGRFRYDAYLGPQEYRELHPLGRSLDRASPYGWKFSPIVMPVASWITRLFIWMHENLKLGYGLVLVLFGIMVRLALWPLNQKAMKSQVAMQAVQPLLKDIQTRHKDDPAKLQSEMMKLYKEHKVNPVGGCLPMLLPLPILLALFFVFNSTIELRGVAFLWLPDLSQRDPLFIIPVVMGGSMWALSKLGTMGMPPNPQAKMITIVMPIMMTVLFLNFASGLNLYYAVSNLVSLPQQFLINKSREAELARRQAGPPPRR; the protein is encoded by the coding sequence ATGGAGCGCCGACTGCTGCTGGCCATCCTCCTGATGGTGATCGTCGCCGTGGTGCCGTCGCTCTTCATGAAGCCGGCTCCGAGGCGCCCCGCGCCTGGCGCGGCCGTGGAGACGCCGTCCGCGGCTGCGCGCCAGGATGCGGCGCTGTCGCCCGCTCCGGGCGCCCCGGCGAGGAGTGCGCCCGCCGAACCGACGATGGCTCGGGCCGAGCCCGCGCTGGTCATCGACACCGCATCCCTCGCGTCGCCGCGGTCGGTCTACCGTGTGACGTCGCTCGGCGGCGCCATCGATCGGGCGGAGTTCCCGGGGTACCGGTCGTTCCGCGGCGGCCGCCGCGGCGAGGTCGTGAACCTGGTACGCCCGGCCGACCGGGTCCTCCTGCACCGGCTGGTGGTGGGCAGCGACACCGTCCGCATGGACAGCGCCATGTTCGCGCTCACGAAGGTGGGCGACCGGCTGAGCCTGGCGGGCAGCGCTGGTCCGCTGACGCTGGCGCTGGAGTACGCTGGCGGGGCGGGGCGGGACTACCTGATCACGGTGACCGGAGAGGTCGGCGGGCTCGAGGGGCGCGGCGCGGTGCTGCTGATCGGCCTCGGAGCCGGTTTCCCCAACCTCGAAGGGGACAGCGTCGACAACTACCGCCATTATGGGGTGGCCGTGCGGCGGACTAGCGTCGAGAACCACCCGTTCCGCTCGCTGAAGCCCGACACCGCGACCGTGGTCGACGGCCCCTTCGACTGGGTAGCGGTCAAGTCGAAGTACTTCATGGGGGCGCTCCTTTCCAGGGACAGCACGCACCCGGCGTTCGGCGGCGCGCTGCTGACGGGCGGGCTGCGCGTCGGCAAGTTTTCCACGACGGCGCATACCTGGGTCACCATGCCGGTGGGGCCCGACGGCCGGTTCCGCTACGATGCGTACCTCGGGCCGCAGGAGTACCGGGAGCTGCACCCGTTGGGCCGATCGCTCGACCGGGCCTCGCCCTATGGCTGGAAGTTCAGTCCCATCGTGATGCCGGTCGCCTCGTGGATAACGCGGCTGTTCATCTGGATGCACGAGAACCTGAAACTGGGCTATGGTCTCGTGCTGGTGCTCTTCGGGATCATGGTGCGGCTCGCGCTCTGGCCGCTGAACCAGAAGGCGATGAAGAGCCAGGTGGCGATGCAGGCCGTCCAGCCGCTGCTGAAGGACATCCAGACCCGCCACAAGGACGACCCCGCCAAGCTCCAGTCGGAGATGATGAAGCTGTACAAGGAGCACAAGGTGAATCCGGTGGGCGGGTGCCTGCCCATGCTTCTGCCCCTGCCGATCCTGCTCGCGCTCTTCTTCGTCTTCAATAGCACCATCGAGCTGCGCGGCGTGGCGTTTCTCTGGCTGCCGGACCTATCCCAGCGCGACCCGCTGTTCATCATTCCGGTCGTGATGGGAGGGTCGATGTGGGCGCTGTCGAAGCTCGGGACCATGGGGATGCCGCCCAATCCGCAGGCCAAGATGATCACCATCGTCATGCCGATCATGATGACGGTGCTCTTCTTGAATTTCGCGTCGGGGCTTAACCTGTACTACGCGGTGTCGAACCTGGTGAGCCTGCCGCAGCAGTTCCTGATCAACAAGTCGCGCGAGGCGGAGCTGGCGCGGCGCCAGGCCGGACCGCCGCCCAGGCGCTAG
- a CDS encoding pyridoxal-phosphate dependent enzyme, whose amino-acid sequence MSDRLRVYDNILQAIGGTPLVRLNRVTRGIRTPVYAKAENLNPGGSVKDRIGLAMIEAAEQSGALKPGGVIVEGTSGNTGIGLAMAAAIKGYRCIFTIPDKMSTEKIQLLRAFGAEVIVVPTAVPPDHPEYYIQKAKSIVASTPGAILADQHFNPANPEAHYRTTGPEIWEQTEGRVTHFVCSAGTGGTVSGAGRYLKEKNPKVQVIAGDPVGSIYTEYAKTHQKGEGFPYKVEGIGGDKIPTSLHFDVIDEWIFVSDAEAFRMARRVTREEGIFVGGSTGLNVWSALEAARRIDDPDAMVVTILCDTGERYLSKVYDDNWMRENQMLPEERVTAETLLEGHAPGIPPLVSVAPAASVRQALNLMSTYHISEIPVIDGSDCVGSLSEAALMARTLEDGKLLERAVTDVMGSPYPVVDVHLPLERLTALLSRDTPAVLVRRDGKLGGIVTRYDVLRQVSGIR is encoded by the coding sequence GTGAGCGATCGCCTGCGCGTCTACGACAACATCCTGCAGGCGATCGGCGGAACGCCATTGGTGCGGCTGAATCGCGTGACGCGGGGCATCCGCACCCCGGTGTACGCCAAGGCGGAAAACCTCAACCCCGGCGGCTCGGTCAAGGACCGCATCGGCCTCGCGATGATCGAGGCGGCGGAGCAGAGCGGCGCGCTCAAGCCGGGTGGGGTGATCGTCGAAGGGACGAGCGGCAACACCGGGATCGGGCTCGCGATGGCGGCGGCCATCAAGGGCTACCGCTGCATCTTCACTATCCCCGACAAGATGTCCACCGAGAAGATCCAGTTGTTGCGCGCGTTCGGCGCCGAGGTGATCGTGGTGCCGACGGCCGTGCCTCCCGATCACCCCGAGTACTACATCCAGAAGGCGAAGTCGATCGTCGCCTCCACGCCGGGCGCGATCCTGGCGGACCAGCACTTCAACCCGGCTAACCCTGAGGCGCACTACCGGACCACCGGTCCCGAGATCTGGGAACAGACCGAGGGCAGAGTCACGCACTTCGTCTGCTCGGCCGGCACGGGCGGCACGGTGTCGGGTGCCGGCCGCTATCTCAAGGAAAAGAACCCGAAGGTGCAGGTGATCGCCGGCGACCCGGTGGGCTCGATCTACACCGAGTACGCCAAGACGCATCAAAAGGGCGAGGGCTTTCCGTACAAGGTCGAAGGGATCGGCGGCGACAAGATCCCGACGTCACTGCACTTCGACGTGATCGACGAATGGATCTTCGTCTCGGATGCCGAGGCGTTCCGGATGGCACGGCGGGTGACGCGCGAGGAGGGGATCTTCGTCGGCGGCTCGACCGGCCTCAACGTGTGGAGCGCGCTCGAGGCCGCCCGTCGGATCGACGACCCCGACGCCATGGTGGTCACCATCCTCTGCGACACCGGCGAGCGCTACCTGTCCAAGGTCTACGACGACAACTGGATGCGTGAGAACCAGATGCTCCCCGAGGAGCGCGTGACGGCGGAGACGCTTCTGGAGGGGCACGCGCCCGGGATCCCGCCACTGGTGTCGGTGGCGCCTGCGGCCAGCGTGCGGCAGGCCCTCAACCTCATGTCCACGTACCACATCTCGGAGATCCCGGTCATCGACGGGAGTGACTGCGTGGGCTCTCTCTCCGAGGCGGCGCTGATGGCGCGCACCCTTGAGGACGGGAAGCTGCTGGAGCGCGCGGTCACGGACGTGATGGGCTCGCCGTACCCGGTGGTGGATGTCCACCTTCCCCTGGAACGGCTCACCGCCCTGCTATCTCGCGACACGCCCGCGGTCCTGGTACGGCGGGACGGCAAGCTCGGAGGCATAGTCACGCGCTACGACGTGCTGCGCCAGGTCTCGGGGATCCGGTGA